The Pseudomonas baetica genome includes a region encoding these proteins:
- a CDS encoding SDR family NAD(P)-dependent oxidoreductase — protein sequence MSTSNKVVVVTGASQGIGAGLVKGFRERGYQVVATSRSIQPSTDPDILTVAGDIADPETAERVIREAVARFGRIDTLVNNAGIFVAKPFTAYSKEDYAQVVATNMSGFFHISQRAIAEMEKHSSGHIVSVTTSLVDHAIDGVPSVLASLTKGGINAATKSLAIEYAKRGIRVNAVSPGIIKTPMHGVETHAALGSLHPVGHMGEIDDIVQAILYLDSANFVTGEILHVDGGQSAGH from the coding sequence ATGAGCACGTCCAATAAAGTGGTAGTGGTTACCGGCGCATCGCAAGGCATCGGCGCTGGCCTGGTCAAAGGCTTTCGTGAGCGCGGCTATCAGGTCGTCGCGACCTCCCGTTCAATCCAGCCCTCTACCGACCCGGATATCCTGACGGTGGCTGGCGACATCGCTGATCCTGAAACCGCCGAGCGTGTTATCCGCGAAGCTGTCGCCCGCTTCGGTCGGATCGACACGCTGGTCAACAATGCGGGCATCTTTGTCGCGAAGCCATTTACCGCTTACAGCAAAGAAGATTACGCCCAGGTCGTGGCCACCAACATGAGCGGCTTCTTCCACATCTCGCAACGGGCGATTGCCGAGATGGAAAAGCACAGCAGCGGCCACATTGTCAGCGTGACCACCAGCCTGGTGGATCATGCCATCGACGGCGTACCGTCGGTGCTGGCCTCACTGACCAAGGGGGGCATCAATGCGGCAACCAAATCGCTGGCCATCGAGTACGCCAAGCGCGGCATTCGGGTCAACGCCGTGTCGCCCGGCATCATCAAGACGCCGATGCATGGCGTGGAGACTCACGCAGCGCTCGGCAGCCTGCACCCGGTTGGCCATATGGGTGAGATCGATGACATCGTGCAAGCGATCCTCTATCTGGACAGTGCGAATTTCGTCACCGGTGAGATTCTGCACGTCGATGGCGGTCAGAGCGCGGGGCATTGA
- a CDS encoding type 1 glutamine amidotransferase domain-containing protein, which produces MKILMVLTSHDQLGSTGKKTGFWLEEFAAPYFAFKDAGADVTLVSPAGGQPPLDPKSDEPDAQTAETDRFRNDPAAQQALANTGRLADVNADDFDAVFYPGGHGPLWDLAEDQQSIALIEAFDRANKPHGFVCHAPGVLRHVVKADGKPLVQGREVTGFTNSEEAAVGLTDVVPFLIEDEFQRLGGRYSKVADWQVHVVADGQLVTGQNPASSAAVAEKLLKMLG; this is translated from the coding sequence ATGAAAATCTTGATGGTTCTGACTTCGCACGATCAACTCGGCAGCACCGGCAAGAAAACCGGTTTTTGGCTGGAAGAGTTCGCCGCCCCCTACTTCGCCTTCAAGGACGCCGGTGCCGACGTCACGCTGGTGTCCCCGGCCGGTGGCCAGCCGCCGCTGGATCCGAAAAGCGACGAGCCCGACGCGCAGACCGCCGAAACCGATCGCTTTCGCAATGACCCGGCGGCGCAACAGGCGCTGGCCAACACCGGTCGCCTGGCGGATGTCAACGCAGACGATTTCGATGCCGTGTTCTACCCAGGTGGCCACGGCCCACTGTGGGATCTGGCCGAAGACCAGCAGTCGATCGCGTTGATCGAAGCCTTCGACCGCGCCAACAAGCCCCACGGTTTTGTCTGCCATGCGCCGGGCGTGTTGCGTCACGTCGTCAAGGCAGACGGCAAGCCGCTGGTTCAGGGTCGCGAAGTCACCGGTTTCACCAATTCCGAAGAAGCGGCTGTCGGCCTGACGGATGTGGTGCCTTTCCTGATCGAGGACGAGTTCCAGCGCCTCGGTGGCCGTTACTCAAAAGTCGCTGACTGGCAGGTGCATGTGGTGGCCGATGGGCAACTCGTTACCGGCCAGAACCCGGCCAGCTCCGCCGCCGTTGCCGAGAAACTGTTGAAAATGCTCGGCTGA
- a CDS encoding TonB-dependent siderophore receptor, which yields MLNTWPRTLSVAVALTTLASSALAQDLSFNLPAGPLANTLNAIAGQSGQIISLEPSLVQGKQAPAVIGQMPAEQALQKALSGSGLQLRVTGHGNFSVEPASASNAVLQLGATNIVERSFDATTEGSGSYAARAVTIGKGTHTLKEIPQSVTVMTRKQMDDQGLTDLKDAANKTTGLVGVQGVGKGMILTSRGFQIDDWQYDGVPIPRNTYALGNWATQDLIFFDRLEVLRGASGLLQGAGSPGGAVNLVRKRGQNAPTVTITGKAGSWDHYGLQLDAGGPLNATGTVRGRFVADEDQSQSFVDYEWSKTHSLYGALDFDLSDDTTLGVAVSHSDGESRPMIRGLPRYTDGKPLNVPRSTYGGARWNHLDIDVTTLYTDLEHRFNDDWAFKAGAVRMSETNKGKSQRLQTSGDGIKPDGSGIQYADFVTDFDATKLGLDTNITGHFEALSMEHEVMLGGNYAKYTSDDKIARTFNNNATDTIFGIDHDRQQISYEGLLNTPGGRATPSKYEISQKGLYGSWRVKPIEPLTLVLGSRVSWYDYNYQSATQVAFSDVVTPLPDSTAKETGVVTPYAGIIYDLSREWAVYASYTDVFEPQTNRDASGQTLKPVVGSNYEVGLKGELMDGRVNTSLALFRYDQENRAVNDLASGMICDGWYCSSPAGKVRSQGIEAEISGEVLTNLQLFAGYTYNTTKYLDDPDNEGKVFSTWTPKHMLRVWGAYQFSGDWERVSTGLGFTTQSHTLGYEHTYDVAGYTVWSARLGYQLSKEIGLAVNANNLFDKRYYTAAYNQLNGNNNFGDPRNVMFSVKYTPQF from the coding sequence GTGCTCAACACGTGGCCCCGTACCCTTTCCGTCGCCGTTGCTCTGACAACGCTGGCGAGCTCAGCACTGGCGCAAGACCTGAGCTTCAACCTGCCGGCTGGCCCCCTCGCCAATACGCTCAATGCGATTGCCGGCCAGAGCGGGCAAATCATTTCGCTGGAACCATCGCTGGTACAGGGCAAACAGGCACCGGCGGTGATCGGCCAGATGCCGGCCGAACAAGCGCTGCAAAAGGCGCTGTCGGGCAGTGGTTTGCAGCTACGCGTCACGGGGCATGGCAACTTCAGCGTCGAGCCGGCCAGCGCCAGCAACGCGGTGCTGCAACTGGGAGCCACCAACATCGTTGAGCGCAGCTTCGATGCCACCACTGAAGGTTCCGGTTCCTATGCCGCACGGGCTGTGACCATCGGCAAAGGCACGCACACGCTCAAGGAAATCCCGCAGTCGGTCACTGTAATGACCCGCAAGCAAATGGATGATCAGGGTCTCACCGACCTCAAAGACGCCGCCAACAAGACCACCGGTCTGGTCGGCGTCCAGGGCGTCGGCAAAGGCATGATCCTCACCTCACGTGGATTTCAGATTGACGACTGGCAGTACGACGGCGTGCCGATCCCGCGCAACACCTACGCGCTGGGCAACTGGGCGACCCAGGACCTGATCTTCTTCGATCGTCTGGAAGTGCTGCGCGGCGCATCCGGCCTGCTGCAAGGCGCCGGCAGCCCCGGCGGCGCGGTCAACCTGGTGCGCAAACGCGGCCAGAACGCCCCGACCGTGACCATCACTGGCAAGGCCGGCTCTTGGGATCACTATGGTTTGCAACTGGATGCCGGTGGGCCACTGAATGCCACCGGCACGGTGCGTGGGCGTTTCGTCGCCGACGAAGACCAGAGCCAGTCGTTCGTCGATTACGAATGGAGCAAGACTCACTCGCTGTACGGCGCACTGGATTTCGACCTGAGCGACGACACCACGCTGGGCGTGGCGGTCAGCCACTCCGACGGCGAGTCGCGACCGATGATCCGCGGCCTGCCGCGCTACACCGACGGCAAACCGCTGAATGTGCCGCGTTCCACCTACGGGGGCGCACGCTGGAACCATTTGGACATCGACGTCACCACGCTTTATACCGATCTGGAGCACCGCTTCAACGACGACTGGGCGTTCAAGGCCGGCGCCGTGCGCATGAGTGAAACCAACAAAGGCAAAAGTCAGCGGCTGCAAACCAGTGGCGACGGAATCAAGCCCGATGGCAGTGGTATTCAATACGCCGACTTCGTGACCGATTTCGACGCGACCAAGCTCGGTCTGGATACCAACATCACCGGCCACTTCGAAGCCTTGTCGATGGAGCACGAAGTCATGCTGGGCGGCAATTACGCCAAGTACACCTCCGACGATAAAATCGCCCGAACCTTCAACAACAATGCCACCGACACGATCTTCGGCATCGACCACGACCGTCAGCAAATCAGCTACGAAGGCTTGCTCAATACGCCGGGCGGCCGTGCCACGCCGAGCAAATACGAGATCAGCCAAAAAGGTCTGTATGGCAGTTGGCGAGTCAAACCGATCGAACCGTTGACCCTGGTGCTTGGCTCGCGGGTGAGCTGGTATGACTACAACTACCAGTCCGCGACCCAAGTGGCTTTCAGCGACGTCGTTACGCCCTTGCCGGATAGCACCGCCAAGGAAACCGGTGTCGTCACGCCCTACGCCGGCATCATTTACGACCTGAGCCGCGAATGGGCGGTGTATGCCAGCTACACCGATGTGTTCGAACCGCAAACCAACCGCGACGCCAGTGGCCAGACGCTCAAACCGGTGGTGGGCAGCAACTACGAGGTCGGCCTCAAGGGCGAATTGATGGATGGCCGGGTCAACACGTCGTTGGCGCTGTTCCGCTATGACCAGGAGAACCGTGCCGTCAACGACCTCGCGTCAGGGATGATCTGCGACGGCTGGTATTGCTCCTCGCCGGCCGGCAAAGTCCGCAGCCAGGGGATCGAAGCCGAGATCAGCGGCGAAGTCCTGACCAATCTGCAACTGTTTGCCGGCTATACCTACAACACTACCAAGTACCTGGATGATCCCGATAACGAGGGCAAAGTCTTCAGTACCTGGACGCCGAAACACATGCTGCGGGTCTGGGGTGCCTACCAGTTCAGCGGCGACTGGGAGCGTGTCAGCACCGGCCTGGGTTTCACCACCCAAAGCCATACGCTGGGTTATGAACACACCTACGACGTCGCCGGTTACACCGTGTGGAGTGCGCGGCTCGGTTACCAGTTGAGCAAGGAAATCGGTCTGGCAGTGAACGCCAACAACCTGTTCGACAAGCGCTACTACACCGCTGCCTACAACCAGCTCAACGGCAACAACAACTTCGGCGACCCGCGCAATGTGATGTTCAGCGTGAAGTACACGCCGCAGTTCTGA
- a CDS encoding sigma-70 family RNA polymerase sigma factor, whose translation MHPSSSSKLGFFFSDHHRWLLQHINRQVRNHADAEDTAADTFCQLLATRVDPDSIEQPRAYLSTIARRLIFDRHRRRKLELAYLERLSALPEALAPSPEEQLQLIEALVAIDRAIDGLPLIVKATFLYSQLDGLSYVAIAQKLGLSERTVSRYMKQALRQCYLCEVAP comes from the coding sequence GTGCACCCTTCTTCGTCCAGCAAGCTGGGATTCTTTTTCAGCGATCATCATCGATGGCTGCTGCAGCACATCAACCGGCAGGTGCGCAATCACGCGGATGCCGAAGACACCGCCGCCGATACGTTTTGCCAGTTGCTGGCGACGCGTGTCGACCCCGACAGCATCGAGCAACCCCGCGCTTATCTGTCGACCATTGCGCGCCGATTGATCTTCGACCGCCATCGCCGGCGCAAGCTGGAACTGGCTTATCTTGAGCGTCTGTCGGCCCTGCCCGAAGCATTGGCGCCCTCCCCTGAAGAACAACTGCAATTGATCGAAGCGCTGGTGGCCATCGACCGCGCCATCGACGGCTTGCCGTTGATCGTCAAGGCCACGTTCCTCTACAGCCAGCTGGATGGGCTGAGCTACGTGGCGATTGCGCAGAAACTGGGGCTGTCGGAACGCACCGTCAGTCGCTACATGAAACAGGCCTTGCGCCAGTGTTATTTGTGCGAAGTGGCGCCATGA
- a CDS encoding tautomerase family protein codes for MPFISVRITRDGVTREQKAQVIKEITETMQRVLNKDPQLTHIVIEEVDTDNWGYAGMTTTEYRKTRID; via the coding sequence ATGCCTTTCATCAGCGTGCGCATCACCCGTGACGGTGTCACTCGGGAGCAGAAAGCCCAGGTGATCAAGGAAATCACCGAGACGATGCAGCGGGTGCTCAACAAGGATCCGCAACTCACGCACATCGTCATCGAGGAAGTCGACACGGACAACTGGGGTTATGCCGGCATGACCACCACGGAGTACCGCAAAACCCGCATCGATTAA
- a CDS encoding SDR family oxidoreductase, giving the protein MTDSLSMNSLGDGYRALVIGASGALGTAFCDWLKQDPRCAAVRELGRKTIPALDLEHPETIASAAAELATEAPYQLIVHAAGLLHRDAIKPEKSYSALEDAALQAVFQVNTLGPAMVLRHFLPLLDPQGAMAMLSAKVGSIGDNRLGGWYAYRASKAALNMLIKTAAIELARTRPHSRLLSLHPGTVVSALSQPFRGASAARPASVASHELLTLIDRLTPADSGHFFAYDGERLPW; this is encoded by the coding sequence ATGACTGATTCGCTCAGCATGAACTCCCTGGGCGACGGCTACCGCGCCTTGGTGATCGGCGCCAGCGGTGCGCTCGGCACGGCATTCTGTGACTGGCTGAAGCAGGACCCTCGGTGCGCAGCAGTTCGCGAGCTGGGGCGTAAAACAATTCCCGCACTTGATCTCGAACACCCGGAGACGATCGCCAGCGCCGCCGCCGAATTGGCGACAGAAGCGCCGTATCAGTTGATCGTGCATGCCGCCGGGCTGCTCCATCGCGACGCGATCAAACCGGAAAAAAGCTACAGCGCGCTGGAAGACGCAGCGCTCCAGGCCGTCTTTCAAGTGAACACGCTGGGGCCGGCGATGGTCTTGCGCCACTTCCTGCCACTGCTTGATCCCCAAGGTGCGATGGCGATGCTCTCGGCCAAGGTCGGCAGCATCGGCGATAACCGTTTGGGCGGCTGGTACGCCTATCGCGCCTCCAAGGCTGCGCTGAACATGCTGATCAAAACCGCGGCCATCGAACTGGCCCGCACTCGTCCGCACAGCCGCTTGCTGAGCCTGCATCCTGGCACGGTCGTTTCGGCGCTGTCGCAACCTTTTCGCGGTGCATCGGCGGCCCGCCCGGCCAGCGTTGCCAGCCATGAACTCTTGACCCTGATCGACCGGCTGACGCCAGCCGACAGCGGCCATTTCTTTGCCTACGACGGAGAACGCCTACCCTGGTAG
- a CDS encoding FecR domain-containing protein produces MSPPRLDPVSEQAIDWMVKLRAGTPDAALQQRFDAWLAKDRAHSQAWETLQERLGGSFNTVRALDRRLPGQAGEARQVLLQPQASRRDALRVIAGLGLLGGSLFLGSKTRLGETLLADLHTRRGQRQTFNLADGSRLSLNADSAVDLRFDDAQRVVILRHGELVIEVAPDSRRPLIVRTAEGEMRALGTRFLVAQEPDASRLVVLQHSVQARLFDDTTQVVREGQAVVLTSRTITFASDDERRRADWLNGKLNVLDESLERVVDALRPYSRGFVRVAPEVRSLRVQGVFPLDDADRTLSALAETLPIRVNRYSPWLTLISKK; encoded by the coding sequence ATGAGCCCGCCACGCCTGGACCCGGTCAGCGAACAGGCCATCGACTGGATGGTCAAGCTTCGCGCCGGCACGCCCGACGCTGCATTGCAACAGCGCTTCGACGCCTGGCTGGCCAAGGATCGGGCGCACAGCCAGGCGTGGGAAACCTTGCAGGAGCGCCTCGGCGGCTCGTTCAACACGGTTCGCGCGCTGGATCGACGCTTGCCCGGTCAGGCGGGTGAGGCTCGTCAGGTGTTATTGCAGCCACAGGCTTCGCGCCGCGACGCCTTGCGGGTGATTGCAGGCCTCGGTCTGCTGGGTGGCAGTCTGTTTCTGGGTAGCAAAACCCGCTTGGGTGAAACGCTGCTGGCTGATCTGCACACCCGGCGCGGCCAGCGGCAGACGTTCAATCTGGCCGATGGCAGCCGCCTGAGCCTGAACGCCGACAGCGCGGTGGATTTGCGTTTCGATGATGCACAACGCGTGGTCATCCTGCGTCACGGCGAATTGGTGATAGAGGTCGCGCCTGACTCGCGCCGCCCGCTGATCGTGCGTACTGCCGAAGGCGAAATGCGAGCACTGGGCACACGTTTTCTGGTCGCCCAGGAACCGGACGCCAGCCGCCTCGTGGTGTTGCAGCATTCGGTCCAGGCGCGCTTGTTCGATGACACCACGCAAGTGGTTCGTGAAGGTCAGGCGGTCGTCCTTACCTCGCGCACGATCACTTTTGCCAGCGACGACGAACGCCGGCGCGCCGACTGGTTGAACGGAAAGTTGAATGTGCTGGATGAATCACTGGAGCGCGTGGTCGATGCGCTGCGCCCTTACAGTCGCGGCTTCGTGCGCGTGGCCCCCGAGGTTCGGAGCTTGCGTGTTCAGGGCGTGTTCCCGCTGGATGACGCCGATCGCACCTTGAGCGCGCTGGCCGAAACCCTGCCGATTCGCGTCAATCGCTACAGCCCGTGGCTGACCTTGATCAGTAAAAAGTGA
- a CDS encoding TetR/AcrR family transcriptional regulator → MKPTYDDTRQHLLDTGHRMMAEKGFTSVGLNEILQTAGVPKGSFYHYFKSKELYGQALLEDYFVGYLADMERRLTLPGLTAYERLMNYWQGWQNRCTLEGHGDECLVVKLSAEVADLSESMRLTLRDGAERVVARITLCIEQGQAEQSLPAGDARHLAETLYQLWLGASLLNKLQRTGQSLNTSMATTRQLLAV, encoded by the coding sequence ATGAAACCGACCTACGACGATACCCGCCAACACTTGCTCGACACCGGCCACCGGATGATGGCCGAGAAGGGCTTCACCAGTGTCGGCCTCAATGAAATCCTGCAAACCGCCGGCGTGCCCAAGGGCTCGTTCTATCACTACTTCAAGTCCAAGGAGCTTTACGGCCAGGCCTTGCTCGAGGATTACTTTGTCGGTTATCTGGCTGACATGGAGCGGCGTCTGACGTTGCCCGGGCTGACGGCTTATGAGCGGCTGATGAATTACTGGCAGGGCTGGCAGAACCGTTGCACCCTTGAAGGGCATGGCGATGAGTGTCTGGTGGTGAAACTCAGCGCCGAAGTGGCCGACCTGTCCGAGTCCATGCGCCTCACCTTGCGTGATGGCGCCGAACGAGTGGTGGCTCGCATCACCTTGTGCATCGAGCAGGGCCAGGCTGAACAGAGTCTGCCTGCGGGGGACGCGCGGCACTTGGCGGAAACCCTGTATCAGCTGTGGCTGGGTGCCAGCTTGTTGAACAAGCTGCAACGCACGGGGCAGTCGCTCAATACGTCGATGGCGACCACTCGGCAACTGCTGGCTGTCTGA
- a CDS encoding DUF3833 domain-containing protein — translation MTRFLVLLALVLSLSSCGSVDVDHYADQQPAFNLEKFFSKPVKAWGMFQKRSGEVVKRFEVNIESRREGNNLILDERFLYSDGTRERRVWTLTPEGAGKWRGRAGDVVGEAEGQVAGNALRWRYILSLPVDGSVYEVSMDDWMYLMDEDTLINRTTMSKFGVEIGQVTLFFRRQSAGDNQ, via the coding sequence ATGACCCGTTTTTTGGTTTTACTGGCTCTGGTACTCAGCCTTTCGAGCTGTGGCAGCGTCGATGTCGACCACTATGCCGACCAGCAACCAGCCTTCAACCTGGAGAAGTTCTTCAGCAAACCGGTGAAAGCCTGGGGAATGTTTCAAAAACGCTCTGGCGAAGTCGTCAAGCGCTTCGAGGTCAACATCGAGAGTCGCCGCGAGGGCAATAACCTGATTCTCGACGAGCGTTTCCTCTACAGCGATGGCACTCGCGAACGCCGCGTCTGGACCCTGACCCCGGAGGGTGCGGGCAAATGGCGCGGTCGCGCTGGCGATGTGGTCGGCGAGGCAGAAGGTCAAGTGGCCGGCAACGCCTTGCGTTGGCGCTACATCCTGAGCCTGCCGGTCGATGGCTCCGTTTATGAGGTGAGCATGGACGACTGGATGTACCTGATGGACGAGGACACCTTGATCAACCGCACCACCATGTCCAAGTTCGGTGTCGAGATCGGCCAGGTGACCTTGTTCTTCCGTCGCCAGAGTGCGGGAGACAATCAATGA
- the folE gene encoding GTP cyclohydrolase I FolE encodes MTQSLANQYREILLGVGENPDHEGLRDTPKRAAKAMQFLCDGYTMNLEGIINGALFESQNDEMVIVRDIELYSLCEHHMLPFIGKAHVAYIPTGRVLGLSKVARVVDMFARRLQIQENLTRQIADAIQQITDAAGVAVVIEARHMCMMMRGVEKQNSIMTSSVMLGAFRESSSTRQEFLQLISR; translated from the coding sequence ATGACTCAATCATTAGCCAATCAGTACCGTGAAATTCTTCTCGGCGTCGGTGAAAACCCCGACCACGAAGGACTGCGGGACACGCCCAAGCGTGCCGCCAAAGCCATGCAGTTCCTGTGCGACGGCTACACGATGAACCTGGAAGGCATCATCAATGGCGCGTTGTTCGAGTCACAGAACGATGAAATGGTCATCGTTCGCGACATCGAACTTTATTCATTGTGCGAACACCACATGCTGCCCTTCATCGGCAAGGCCCATGTGGCCTACATCCCCACTGGCCGGGTGTTGGGACTGTCGAAAGTGGCCCGGGTGGTCGACATGTTCGCGCGCCGTTTGCAGATCCAGGAAAACCTGACCAGACAGATCGCCGACGCGATCCAGCAAATTACCGATGCCGCCGGTGTGGCCGTGGTCATTGAAGCCAGGCACATGTGCATGATGATGCGCGGTGTGGAAAAGCAGAATTCGATCATGACGTCATCGGTCATGCTCGGTGCCTTTCGAGAGTCCTCCAGCACGCGTCAGGAGTTTCTCCAACTGATCAGCCGATGA
- a CDS encoding alkene reductase — protein sequence MNNSVYFNPAKLGLHTLKNRIVLPPLTRQRSTQPGNIANELMAEYYQQRAGAGLLVTEGTQIEPRGQGYAWTPGIHTPEQIAGWRKVTKAVHAVDGVIFAQLWHVGRVSHTALQPDGAAPVSASAVATDRVSVFIETAPGTGELVPPSAPRALSTDEVQALIQLYIQAARNAMEAGFDGIELHCANGYLVNQFISAHSNLRTDQYGGSLHNRLRFLREVVGGVAECIGKEKVGVRFAPLFSTTDEARTYLGMVEEDPHTTYIEAIKVLEEVGIAYLSIAEADWENAPAMPKSFRQAVRATFSGAIIYAGRYNAESGAQLLDSGLADFVAFGRPFMANPDLPARIANDWPLNALNPATVYGGNAEGYVDYPAYPA from the coding sequence ATGAACAACAGCGTTTACTTCAATCCCGCCAAACTGGGTCTGCACACCCTGAAAAACCGCATCGTCCTGCCGCCCCTCACCCGCCAGCGCAGTACTCAACCGGGCAACATTGCCAATGAGCTGATGGCCGAGTATTACCAGCAGCGGGCCGGCGCAGGTTTGCTCGTCACCGAAGGCACACAGATCGAACCCCGTGGCCAGGGTTACGCCTGGACACCAGGCATTCACACGCCCGAGCAAATTGCCGGTTGGCGCAAAGTCACCAAGGCCGTGCATGCTGTCGATGGCGTGATCTTCGCTCAACTGTGGCACGTCGGCCGTGTGTCCCACACCGCGCTGCAACCTGACGGCGCAGCGCCGGTGTCGGCTTCCGCCGTGGCCACTGATCGAGTCAGCGTGTTCATCGAAACCGCACCTGGCACCGGCGAACTGGTACCGCCGTCCGCTCCTCGCGCACTGAGCACCGATGAGGTTCAGGCACTCATTCAGCTGTATATCCAGGCTGCGCGCAACGCGATGGAGGCCGGATTCGACGGCATCGAACTGCACTGCGCCAATGGCTACCTGGTGAACCAGTTCATTTCCGCCCACAGCAACCTGCGCACCGATCAGTACGGTGGTTCGCTGCACAACCGCCTGCGTTTTCTGCGCGAAGTGGTAGGCGGTGTCGCCGAGTGCATCGGCAAGGAAAAAGTCGGCGTGCGTTTCGCGCCGCTGTTCAGCACCACCGATGAAGCGCGGACTTACCTGGGCATGGTCGAGGAAGATCCGCACACCACTTACATCGAAGCGATCAAAGTGCTGGAAGAGGTGGGCATTGCCTATCTGTCGATTGCCGAAGCTGACTGGGAGAATGCGCCCGCGATGCCAAAGTCATTTCGCCAGGCGGTGCGCGCCACCTTCAGCGGCGCGATCATTTACGCCGGGCGCTACAACGCTGAGTCTGGCGCGCAGTTGCTCGATTCCGGCCTCGCTGACTTTGTCGCCTTCGGACGACCGTTCATGGCCAACCCGGACCTGCCCGCGCGAATCGCCAATGACTGGCCGCTGAACGCACTGAACCCGGCCACGGTGTATGGCGGCAATGCCGAGGGTTACGTGGATTACCCTGCTTACCCCGCCTGA
- a CDS encoding LysR family transcriptional regulator — MKRHFDDLQLGSIELFCLAAEAGSFTAAAQLAGVTPAAVSRSILRLEQRLGSRLFTRTTRSIRLTDAGRNFFVQCSQALTQLVEAQQQVMGAQTTASGRLRISLPTTYGHHRILPLLPKFRALYPEVTVDIHLGNRNIDFVAEGYDLAIRVRAQPDSTMIARLLEDAQLVVVASPDYLHKAGTPLTLEDLDQHECIQFELPSSGRRISWLFQEKGQDREVFSNGGYACSDDVLGGVTLAKHGAGLFQTYRFIVEQELADGRLVEVLQPYGGRSRPYTLLYPHGRYVPQHVRAFVDFLLQYRDQWAAL; from the coding sequence ATGAAACGCCACTTTGATGACTTGCAATTGGGCAGTATCGAACTGTTTTGCCTCGCCGCTGAAGCGGGTAGCTTCACCGCGGCCGCGCAGCTTGCCGGAGTGACGCCGGCAGCGGTGAGTCGGTCGATTTTGCGTCTGGAACAACGGTTAGGCTCTCGGCTGTTTACCAGAACCACGCGCAGCATCCGCTTGACCGATGCAGGTCGAAACTTTTTCGTCCAGTGCAGCCAGGCGCTGACGCAATTGGTCGAAGCCCAACAGCAAGTCATGGGCGCGCAGACCACCGCGTCAGGGCGGTTGCGCATCAGCCTTCCGACCACTTACGGGCATCACCGCATCCTGCCGCTGCTGCCGAAGTTTCGCGCGCTGTATCCCGAAGTGACCGTGGATATTCACTTGGGTAATCGCAACATCGACTTCGTCGCGGAGGGCTACGATCTGGCGATCCGCGTCCGGGCACAACCAGACTCGACGATGATTGCGCGCCTGCTGGAGGACGCGCAACTGGTGGTGGTTGCCTCCCCGGACTATCTGCACAAGGCGGGTACGCCGCTGACGCTCGAAGACCTGGATCAGCATGAGTGCATCCAGTTCGAACTGCCCAGCAGCGGGCGACGGATCTCCTGGCTGTTTCAGGAAAAGGGTCAGGATCGTGAGGTGTTTTCCAACGGTGGTTACGCCTGCTCAGACGATGTGCTCGGCGGCGTAACGCTGGCCAAGCATGGTGCGGGGCTGTTCCAGACCTACCGATTCATTGTCGAACAGGAACTGGCGGACGGCCGCCTCGTCGAGGTGCTTCAGCCCTATGGCGGTCGCTCAAGGCCTTACACCTTGCTCTACCCGCACGGTCGCTATGTGCCGCAACACGTACGGGCCTTCGTCGATTTCCTCCTGCAATACCGGGATCAATGGGCGGCGCTTTAG